ATTTGTTAATATTGTTGGTTTCGTGAGGCGCTGTAACGGTTATCACGTAGTCGTGTGAGTACCTATATATACCCCTATATCCCACAGTGGCAGAGGCTGGGCCTCTCATGAGCCTGTAGTTAATGTTGGGCTACGTTGGCTTGCCTTCAGGCTTGCCCGGGGACAGACTAGGTACAGTCCAGTTTGTGGACATTCAGTGACCTACTAGTGGCCATGACTAGACCAGGTCCTATTTTGTCTGTGCTTATTTATTATCCTGAGCTTGCTGTATGGGTGTGTCCCCAGTGATCAATGTTTCAATGCATCCGGAAGTTATTtcctgtgtgtgtttttatacaCGGCAATCGCTTTCCATGATTAAGTAGGCCATAGTGGCCAATCTTTTTAAAACCTGCAGGACCGCAGAACACTCAAATCGGTCAAGGGCAGATCTTGTATAATGGTGTCATCATCTGGCCAACTCTGCATAGTCCCATCTCTGAATGGACCCTATTCCAGTCCAGTTTCATTCATAAGTCTGTGGACCATGATGCATCTATTGTTATGATGTGGGTCATTGGCACTCCAATGACAGACCAAATATAGTCCTCATACGGCCAGCTCTGGCCCCGTTGCCAGAAAATTTGCGTTTCGATGGAACTTTATTGATACACGTACATGCATTGTTAAAGTCTGCGGACTTCCTCGAAAATCGGTCGGAAATTCTAAGGGTGTTACTGCATGACAGATGGTAAACGACCTGGTACACCCGTCAAATGCTGATTCAAAATGAACAAGGTACTGTACTGGTTTCTGGGTGATGTCAAGTAGGTAACAATGCCATGACAGTGATGCTAGCCGACGAAGCGAAAATATATACAATTGATTGAACTCTATGATTGTATAGACTTTAACATCACGATGGTTCATGTTCGTATGTTGGTATTATCGACCTGTACAGTAAAGTGTCGATCAAAAGATGACAGGTTTGATTGATTGTTCTTTATTGATGCTTACTAAATTATGCCATTATATAAAATTGTTATGTAAATACGTGTAGGCCTATTGATTATCATCGTGTATTCCTTGATGTACAGTGTGTGAAATGTTATTTTATATTCAACAAGGTGTATTATTTAAGATATATAACTTATTTAACTTATTGCTATTTATTCATGTAATGCGAATGTAGAATAAAATCCTGGTTCAGGTGCGAAGTTGGAGCACTCTATTGATCAATATGTGAATACAGAAACCACATGatcaatgattattcatgattGTATCATTGCCTGTGGAGTATATAACGTGAATTTTTTGGCGCGTGTGATGAAGTATAAATTGCGATTTGTGGAAACTTTGACATGATCGATGGTTAGCATACTTACGTATATAACTCATCTATGATCAGCGTCACACACAGTCGGAATATATTGATGGATCACGAAactttataaaaacaaacaaaaacacattctttttctccttttaccCGTGATCTCTCTTAAGTAGTGCAGCCGCATGTAGTATTGCTTAGTATTGTGATATATTTCATGTCATAGAATTTATTTATTGAACGCACAGTTGTATTGATATTCATCATATAAGCGTTGATAATCGTGATCATTGTCATGTTTTTGTCGAGTTTAATGATTTAAAAAGATTGATGTCATCATTAACGTCACTGTCAGGTACGATTATCGGATCCATCTTCCGCTGATCAACACGTTCAAAGCGCTTAATGTCTTCAGTGTCCATTAGCCCCATATCATCATACACGTTTTAGCTTTATGGTGGTGTTATAAAGCGCCAGTGATTTATGTCTCTTCTATGTGATGCTCGTAATGTATTCATATAATTATCGTAAGTGAAAATCGAGATCTGTTGAATTTCGGCTCAAAGTGAAGACGGACGGAGTAGAAGAGGGCAAGAATTGCTTGTAATCAAATTTTACTCTCAAATCTCGTGAGGTCTGTACGGGCAACCTAACCCGCGTGTTACTTGAACGAGATAgaagagaatgaaaataaaatgaataatcaaGTTAGGATGAATCACTAAATCATTATGCTTAAAATTTGTAGTTTCGCTGCTGATACTTACAATGCATTGCGTGTTTATAGGCATCGAGGAAATATTATGTACAGTGTCATTCTCACAGAAAATATTAACTTTGTCGAATACGTTGATGCCGAAAGGTAATTACAAAGTTgtttcaaaataatcatgtttGTAAGAGATGACATAGGCATAtagaaaatcataaaacaaatcatGTTCCAACAGAAGGTACAAATGTAAGGCgagagggtgggggagggatgAGAAAGTATAATCGTTGGAAAAATCATTAACTATTTATTGTTGTCTAAATCTGTTTCATTAATATGGaggacattttgaaaaaaaaaaaatatcacgaaAACAAATAAACGTTGCTATATTCATGATCAGCGGGATTATACAGACTGATCAAATTAATGTAACCGAATGAACGAACAAACATTATTCGAAAACCACGCAATAATTCCTTAATACTGTACCAAAGTTTGTTTCCCCAATGATGACACGTTTCATCAGCACACAGCCGCATGTCGAAATGAAACTcaaaattgtttctggtcaAGTTATTGGGAATGAAAGTgttcaaaataatatcaaaaaaaaagagaaatctaTATCCATTTGGTGTTTGTCGAAGATAGCTTCCAGCTGTGCTAGGCTGGAAGAATATGGCTGAACGTTTAAAGGTTGTACGGAATTCCACATTATAGGTTGCATGATGTCTTAAACTGTACGGTGACCTAATCATCTACTGTAATATAAATGCACAGTGGGGCTATTGACTTCAGCGGAAGTTCGAAGTTCAGATAAAGGAAGTAAAATGTTTGATGAACAAACATGTTGAATAAAAGTGAAACTTGATAATACTGTGAGCATTTTCTCGAGTGGGCAGATTTCGTGTGAAAAATGATTATTAAAGATATCAACAGACTTCCGGCGTGGGAAATCAGAGGCATTCACATGACTGACGACCTACAAGCCAGAAAGGGacgttaaaggcataatttactatttgcagatgaaacaaaaacctagcattagtgctttagaatagttctaaaatgtgagttagggatagaaacaaccaacgtaaaaatttgaatcaatataattatcaatgttaagtattgttaaatatgcaaaatgtgaagaatagttatagtaaaaatgttttcagactaacCTTATTACgtaaccgtctacagttatggtttattgagaaaaacagtggtatctccttatattttaggctttactgcaaaaattttatattgtaggatgtttttgtgacaaaactgacctacacatgcataatgtgatatctttaacaGATTTTAAATAACTGCTCCCAAAAGTAAATAGGACCTTTAAAAATATTAAGTGAccgagatagagagggagagagaaagagagacagacagacagactgagtAAGAAATATTTGGATACATAATAATAAACTGGCATACAGATTATAATTTATGAGCATGCACACTCTTACACATACGTACACGCACAAAAGTTTATTGTCTATTTCTGCAGTTTTCTCGAATAATACGTACAGACATAACAAGGAAAGACATACAATCGACACGAATAAACAAGTACAGAGCAATAATTGTCTAAACATGTGCTTTGTAACTCCATCGGTcgaattctaagaaaaaaaaatccattcttTCATGCTATACCGAAGAACAAtataaagtgaaatgaaatgtaagaaaacaCCATCTCTGACTTGATTAACAGATTAAATGGTGCAATGTCtcgaaatatgaaaaatatgcagAAGTATCATTACGTAAAAAAGAACGAAGAGAATGCGCAAGTATAAGTCTTTGAGAGTGCACGTCGCTTGGTGTGAGTGTACTATAgcatgtgtgtggatgtgtgtgtgtatgtgtgcttgtgcatgtgattttgtatgtgtttaaatgatatataaaatataatgaATGCGTACAGTGACGGAAAGGCAGGGAAAAGAGAGAAGTACATTGTGTCCAGTCATAGAAGACAAGTATCATATTACATTCCCCGCCAGTGTCCATTCATAATAATGGTAGGTACAGGGACTGTTATTGAGTCCCTTAAACTTAAAGacacgcatgcacactataATAACAAGGCTATTTTCATATGATATACGCTTTATGTGGGAAGCGACATTAAAGTGAATATTCACTCCGTATTCAATTCAATCGAGCATAAGAgtgtatgcaaatatttcattacactCGGACTGAAATACAAAGTTTGTGAAGTTTAACAAAGTCCCAAAACAGTGATATGAGTTTATGTTTTGATGAAATTCAGTTTACGCGGATGGTAGGAGTAAAATTTAGCTCTGAGTAAATTGGAATGAGGTTAAGAGAGGTTTCATTGACCTTATCTCAACGACGCAATTCCTTTTGTACAAGTCTTTCCATGATCTTCAAGCTAACTTAACTTGAAGATGGCATCGCCCAACTCTCTCTATATTTAAGAAATGGTCACATTCCTCGCATTTTGCATTATCCCAAACAATTCGAACTGCATTGTACACACTATTAATATGTATCAAACAGCCAATAACAATGCTCATGCCTATGTTatacaaaatatcaaagtcTAGGCCTATAGCATGGaattgtcaatcatttttttttaatataactGACTCGTTTCAGAACAGGGCCTATTTCAAGATTACAGCGAAAATTTTACCACTGGCGTACCAGACTTACGCCTCACTAAAGAGGACGTTGTGACATGAAAGCTTCGTGAAATGATGGCCGACGTGTCTGCAATCTTTTCTTGAATAAACATCATGCTGCATCACATaacatttgaaataattatgtttaactACGCATCGTCGTCTTTCATGCGTGTATTGAATGAAACACAGGTTACACGGCAATGTTGCATTACAAGAGCGATTGTATTTCAGTTAAAtttaatttgtatgattttttttttttgtttttgaattcaGTTACTTTTACAAGGTTGGATCATCGCTGTGGTTAGTGGATGGTGGAAATGCTAATAGTAGGCTGGTTACAAACACCACACTTAAATGGTTTTCTTTTGATTTGCCGACATTATACATCTGCACATTCGATTGTTTTAGTAAGAGTGCCAGTTTACACATGTATTTTGCACAGTTTGACTTAATACTTGTGGAAATGAAGTACCGTAATACATACGGATTTCAGGCCACtgggattgtttgtttgtttgttttttttttttttttgtattgtcaaCTTAAAACTTGTCAATCGGTCTGTCATCGTGCCGGAGACCCATTAAGatacataaaaataatgataattattatcataatgatcaAGGGATATTGCACGACTGGAATTCCTGCATATTGATTCTTATGATACGTAAAACTTCCTGCGCACTATCACTAAAATTGCAGAGGAGCTATTTTTGGCATCGCACTGATCATCAGTTATGAAGAGGTGCGGTCACCTCATTCCTGCCATTACTCCTTGTATGCAGTCACTTTGTATGAAATATTGccattttatataattttcgTCATCATTATGAGATCAGACATGCTTGGAATCCTTGCATTTGGTGCTCAAGTTTCCCATTAacctgggtcccgttgcataaaacttttttagcaaccttagaaaattctggttgggatttgcccaaccagaattttttaaggttgctaatctaagaatgtaaaatccgttgcataaaaactctggttgggagctttcaaccggaattttgtgatttcaaccggaaaaaaatccggttggagttttatgcaacgggcccctgatggAACACAAGTACTATAACAAGTATGTCACGCAAAGTACGCAGAGCGCGGAAACTATGGCAACAAGAACTGTGATGGCGGAAGCCATGACTGCATCGTAACATGGCAATTTCTGTAGGTGGCGCTCTTTGACATTGCGGCAAGACAGTCTGAATGTGTTGATGTTATTTGTTAGTTTAGAGTAAGTTGTCAGTCCTGCAGTTTGTGGCGGTTGATCCTGTAGTTTGGGTACACTGTTGACGGTGTCATTCCCCTCCGCGACGTTGACATCCGGCTTTAGATTATGATCAAGGTCGTTGTCGTTGGCCTCGTCGAACCTTCCTGGCAATTCGCATTTTCGCGCCCTCTTCTGAAGGCTACTGCGCATGAATCGTCGCCTTGCCTCCTCAAGCTTCCAGATCTGTTCCGAGAGATTTCTTCGGATCTCGCTCTGTCGATGCATGATGCCTTTCTGAAACGAGGGCAAACAATCCCCCTCTTGATTGAGGTCATTGAGGGTGCCCTGCAACTGTGGGTCCTCTCCGAAGTCGATTATTTCATCCTCAACTTGGAGACCATCGCCGATTTCATGGAGATATCTTGCTTTCATGGCTCCTATCTCTTCAGCTTCGGATGAAACCTCGCCGGGCTTTTTAGCAACAATTGGCACTGGACTTACGACGGCAGTTGTGGTAGATTTATCGTTGTTTCTGCTTGTGACTTCCATTCCGGCGTTGTCAAAATCGTACTGCCAGTTTCTGCAAGAGGGCGCTGTACCGTAATTTGCGCCGGGACTTTCTTGAAAATTGGGTTCTCCACAGGTTTGACGCGCCTTGTTGCGCTGTGTCGTCTGCAAATGCGAGGACTCTTGATCGGGCGGTGTAAAAGGAACCAGCAAATGTCCGGGAGCGTCGAGGCGTTCTTTGCATTTCGTCGGGGAACGTGTAACACAGACCGATGGAGAACTGTTCGACGGTATAAAGTGACAAATAGAAGACGAAAAGTTCGTAATGTGGAGTTAAGCATTTGGTTCATGATTGtcagggtcccatttcataagagatgttaggatagcaactcttgaaCAGCCAATCAGGTACCTGGATTTttgtcgttactatgacaattgccattccagcaagagttgctgtcatatcaacttttttttttttttttttttttttttttttttaatgaaatgggccCTGGTGCCTGGTCTCTTACTGAGTATGTACATTCCGATGACTGTAGGGCCTACCAAGTATATAGCCTTTATTCGATCTGTAAATACATACGCTCAACACATTCACTCTTTCAGCCAGAGATATCGCTATCTTAGAAATTTCCACGTAATATGCAGCAAAggctttcttttcatatttgtcttttttttttcccagtgtCAAATTGCCACTACACACTAGTCTCATTATATGAACTCGAAAGGAGAGGGAAACAGTATTCAGCGTTCACGGGCTAGGTTTCTAGACATTAAAGATAATTGATTCAATTGGGATAATCCTGGCACAAGGTTGTGAAGTGAGCGACAGACAaaagaacaaatacaaaataaaaacaataaaaaaaggaacaaaaaacaaaaataaacactaCGCCCCtccccaaaaacaaacaattttaatCTTTAACtgacactttcaactcttttaacATTGCTCGAAGTCGGAATGTACTAATTGAAACGAAATATATTGCACCTGAATATGCGCGAATTCTGGGAGAATTCACATTCGGAATAGCTGGAGAAATAAAGTTACTCGccctgaaaaaaaatatttcgcTCCCATAGCTCCCTTGGCTTATGGCTGGTTTCCCACCCTacccccatcccaccccaccccacccactCCCCTTTCCCGGTCCCCTTCCGGACTTTCTCCAGAGCGGGTTTACACCCTTCGGACTGTACCTTGATACCCTGATGTTCGGCCGGTGGCAAACGGGCCGCCGCCTCGTGGGTCTTCTGAGTTCCATCAAAATTACTGCTGCAGTGAACATGTTTTCGCTATGAAAGATCCAATTATAATGGTACTAAAACATCAAACTATGTATTATGGGATCACTCTCATTCTACTTTTCTCGAGTGTTTCCTCAGTCAGTGCATATTGTATTCATCGTCATGGAAAATGCTATTGTGCGTTATGACTTGTCAACTGCGCTATTTCTATGGCTTCGATTGTGACGTGTACATCTACGCACTACGCAAATTTGGGGCGTACTATGACGTCACAATAAATGCAGACTCCATCGCGGCGTATTTGCATGCATGCCCAGAATTATTAACTACTAAGTTGCTGCAACCACCCGACTATCAATcatacaagtacagtgtattcaaAACGACAAAAGAAACTTCTAATCGGGTAACGACAGAAATCAGTAAGAGCATTAGCAATGACACAGaacattctcccccccccccccccccccgaagtgCTCGTGCTTTGAGCTCAAGAAATTATAATCTGCaagcaagcgcgccggaacacttctggttttgggggggcaaaatctcaacgggggcacattgtgacgatgtgagatcctcggggcgtgagcgaagcgaatgagcgggggggggggggggggtggaaagggggatacccctcccccccccccccccactgtagggagcttttgtaaaacagggtacaaaagtcgcgtttatagaccaaatttctaaggaattaaacatggtgaaaataatcagtgcgaaggactgtgattatcacatacgggagtacataataatgtgatggtgtgagatcctcggcgagggagcgaagtgaccgagcagggggagggtgtgggaggggggataccccctcccacggtggggactttttgtaaaaacagagtataaaagtcgcgtttatagagaattaaagcaaatttctggggaattaacatgttgaaaaaatcagttggaaggactatgatcataacatacgggagtacattaataatgtgatggtgcgagatcttcggcgagggagcgaagcgaccgagcggggagagggtgtgggagggggggataccccctcccacggtagggactttttgtaaaaacagagtataaaagtcgcctttatagaacatttaaaagcaaatttctatggaattaacatattgaaaaaaatcagttggaaggaccatgatcttaacatacgggggtatattatgtgatgttgtgagatcctcgtcgagggagcgaagcgaccgagcgggggagggtgtgggagggggataccccctcccacggtagggactttttgtaaaaacagagtataaaagtcgcttttatagagcgagccactttcactttgcaatttatctgaaatgtactcattaaaaccttaaacgtgatcgcatcgttcgaacaatgaaaaatattcttatactactagaaagcaaagaagaaaatgaataacatacgggggtatattatgtgatgttgtgagatcctcgtcgagggagcgaagcgaccgagcgggggagggtgtgggagggggataccccctcccacggtagggactttttgtaaaaacagagtataaaagttgcttttatagagcgagccactttcactttgcaatttatctgaaatgtactcattaaaagcttaaacgtgatcgcatcgttcgaacaatgaaaaatattcttatactactagaaagcaaagaagaaaatgaataacatacgggggtatattatgtgatgttgtgagatcctcgtcgagggagcgaagcgaccgagcgggggagggtgtgggagggggataccccctcccacggtagggactttttgtaaaaacagagtataaacttcgcttttatagagcgagccactttcactttgcaatttatctgaaatgtactcattaaaagcttaaacgtgatcgcatcgttcgaacaatgaaaaatattcttatactactagaaagcaaagaagaaaatgaaatatgtaaggtttactaaaggtatgtttcagcgggcacactcgaggacacgaggctaccatctatgcacaaaatttactcataagttactattagtgtatagatacaataatgtatgttgttagtgcactttcgccccgttaggggcgaaaaattttgcattttcagttaggaaattacaacatttagacaagaaatatgcctttattgttcattttggtctttaaatcagtgattaattatttgttacagggggcactttgggggggggggcaaaaactcgttttgcccccccaacattttgtttgggggggcaagtgccacccctgcccccccgcttccggcgcccttgcaaGAACGTTAGATTTCCTTTTGTTCTAAAAACATTGTCTGAAA
The nucleotide sequence above comes from Diadema setosum chromosome 5, eeDiaSeto1, whole genome shotgun sequence. Encoded proteins:
- the LOC140229334 gene encoding uncharacterized protein; amino-acid sequence: MFTAAVILMELRRPTRRRPVCHRPNIRVSSSPSVCVTRSPTKCKERLDAPGHLLVPFTPPDQESSHLQTTQRNKARQTCGEPNFQESPGANYGTAPSCRNWQYDFDNAGMEVTSRNNDKSTTTAVVSPVPIVAKKPGEVSSEAEEIGAMKARYLHEIGDGLQVEDEIIDFGEDPQLQGTLNDLNQEGDCLPSFQKGIMHRQSEIRRNLSEQIWKLEEARRRFMRSSLQKRARKCELPGRFDEANDNDLDHNLKPDVNVAEGNDTVNSVPKLQDQPPQTAGLTTYSKLTNNINTFRLSCRNVKERHLQKLPCYDAVMASAITVLVAIVSALCVLCVTYLL